A genomic segment from Sparus aurata chromosome 20, fSpaAur1.1, whole genome shotgun sequence encodes:
- the kcnj12a gene encoding ATP-sensitive inward rectifier potassium channel 12 codes for MSVGRINRYSIVSSEEEGLRLTTMHGMNGFGNGKIHTRRKCRNRFVKKNGQCNVQFANMDDKSQRYMADIFTTCVDIRWRWMLVVFTLVFVVSWLVFGLAFWVIALLHGDLDNPAGDDNFTPCVLQVNGFVAAFLFSIETQSTIGYGYRCVTEECPVAVFMVVFQSIVGCIIDCFMIGAIMAKMARPKKRAQTLLFSHNAVIAMRDGKLCLMWRVGNLRKSHIVEAHVRAQLIKPRITDEGEYIPLDQIDINVGFDKGLDRIFLVSPITILHEIDEESPLFGISKQDLETADFEIVVILEGMVEATAMTTQARSSYLASEILWGHRFEPVLFEEKNLYKVDYSHFHKTYEVPSTPRCSAKDMVENKFLVPSSNSFCYENELAFLSRDDEEEDVGGGSRALANLSPDRNSRHEFERLQATRALDQRSYRRESEI; via the coding sequence ATGAGTGTGGGAAGAATCAACCGCTACAGCATTGTGTCATCTGAAGAAGAGGGCCTCCGCCTCACTACCATGCATGGCATGAACGGCTTTGGCAATGGCAAGATCCACACACGCCGCAAGTGCCGCAACCGCTTCGTCAAAAAGAATGGCCAGTGCAATGTGCAATTTGCCAATATGGACGACAAGTCGCAGCGCTACATGGCCGACATCTTCACCACCTGTGTTGATATTCGCTGGAGATGGATGCTGGTAGTCTTCActcttgtgtttgttgtctCCTGGTTAGTCTTTGGCTTAGCCTTTTGGGTCATTGCTTTGCTGCACGGAGATCTGGATAACCCAGCAGGAGACGACAACTTCACTCCATGTGTCCTACAGGTCAATGGATTTGTGGCAGCCTTTCTATTCTCCATTGAAACACAGTCTACCATAGGTTATGGCTACCGCTGCGTGACCGAGGAGTGCCCAGTGGCTGTCTTTATGGTAGTCTTCCAGTCCATAGTGGGCTGCATCATTGACTGCTTTATGATTGGCGCCATCATGGCCAAGATGGCAAGACCCAAGAAGCGAGCACAAACTCTGCTCTTTAGCCACAACGCTGTCATTGCCATGCGGGATGGAAAGCTGTGCCTCATGTGGAGAGTAGGGAACCTTCGCAAGAGCCACATTGTCGAAGCCCATGTCAGGGCACAGCTCATCAAACCTCGGATCACTGATGAGGGGGAATATATTCCTCTAGACCAGATAGACATTAATGTTGGCTTTGATAAAGGCCTGGACAGGATTTTCTTGGTTTCACCAATCACAATTCTCCATGAGATAGATGAGGAGAGTCCCCTTTTTGGGATCAGCAAACAGGACTTGGAGACAGCTGACTTTGAGATTGTTGTCATCTTGGAGGGGATGGTTGAAGCAACTGCCATGACCACGCAGGCTCGCAGTTCCTACCTGGCCTCTGAGATCCTCTGGGGTCATCGTTTTGAACCAGTCTTGTTTGAAGAGAAGAACCTGTACAAGGTGGATTACTCTCACTTTCACAAAACCTACGAGGTGCCGTCCACCCCTCGCTGCAGTGCCAAGGACATGGTGGAGAACAAGTTCCTAGTACCCAGTTCTAACTCCTTCTGCTACGAGAATGAGCTAGCCTTCCTAAGTCGcgatgacgaggaggaggatgtaggCGGTGGGAGCAGGGCACTGGCTAACCTCAGTCCGGACCGGAACAGCCGACATGAGTTTGAACGCTTACAGGCCACCAGGGCACTGGATCAAAGGTCATATCGTAGAGAGTCGGAAATATGA